One genomic window of Leptospira paudalimensis includes the following:
- a CDS encoding STAS domain-containing protein yields MVIHETSSNQVVVITIEGEVDLYNAKELKDILDDKMRKHQYEIVVNLEKVPFMDSSGIGTLVTAMYKLKKYHGNLKVCSVHGSVAKVFKMTGMESHLEVFDTEEMAVTSMINERNTHSD; encoded by the coding sequence ATGGTCATTCACGAAACGTCTTCCAATCAGGTAGTTGTCATCACCATTGAAGGTGAAGTCGATTTGTACAATGCAAAAGAATTAAAAGACATTCTAGATGACAAAATGCGCAAACACCAATACGAGATTGTTGTGAATTTGGAAAAGGTTCCGTTTATGGACAGTTCTGGAATTGGAACTCTCGTTACCGCTATGTATAAATTAAAAAAATACCATGGCAATTTAAAAGTATGTAGTGTGCATGGTTCCGTTGCAAAAGTTTTTAAAATGACTGGAATGGAAAGTCACTTAGAAGTTTTTGATACAGAAGAAATGGCAGTCACTTCCATGATCAACGAACGTAATACTCATTCGGATTAG
- the glmS gene encoding glutamine--fructose-6-phosphate transaminase (isomerizing) encodes MCGIVGYLGKRQALPVIIKGLKRLEYRGYDSAGVALLNGGLEIVKKKGKVADLETEIGNRKLEASLGIGHTRWATHGEPNDRNAHPHTSSDGKLAIIHNGIIENYSSIKKELESNGHVFKSDTDSEVLIHLIEEIKKQNQCSIEEAVRLALNEVVGAYAIVVLSKDNERSMIAARKGSPLVIGIGEDEYFVASDATPIIEYTNNVTYLNDQEMAIIKDGSLVVKNLENVTKTPFIQKLELDLEDIEKGGYPHFMLKEIFEQPKSIQDAMRGRLVSREHHLFLSGIDQYLNRFLNADRLILVGCGTSWHAGLIGEYLFEDLARIPTEVEYASEFRYRNPIVTERDVVIAVSQSGETADTLAAIELAKSRGALIFGVCNVVGSSIARASHAGAYLHAGPEIGVASTKAFTSQVSILTMMALYLGLKKGSISLSDYQTLLLELDSIPDKVAKILTKDEEIRNISEHFYRASNFLYLGRGFNFPVALEGALKLKEISYIHAEGYPAAEMKHGPIALIDEDMPVVFIATKDSSYEKVISNIQEVKARKGKVIAVVTEGDTEIKGMADFTFEIPKTADALVPLLAVIPLQLLSYHIAILRGCNVDQPRNLAKSVTVE; translated from the coding sequence ATGTGTGGAATCGTAGGTTATTTAGGAAAAAGACAGGCATTACCTGTCATTATCAAAGGTCTTAAACGTTTAGAGTACAGAGGTTATGATAGTGCTGGTGTTGCTCTTTTAAATGGCGGTTTAGAAATCGTCAAAAAAAAAGGAAAAGTTGCCGACTTAGAAACCGAAATCGGAAATCGAAAATTAGAAGCAAGCCTTGGAATTGGACACACTCGTTGGGCGACACACGGTGAACCTAATGATCGTAATGCGCACCCACATACTAGTTCAGATGGTAAGTTAGCCATCATTCATAATGGTATCATTGAAAACTATAGTTCCATCAAAAAGGAACTCGAAAGTAACGGCCACGTTTTTAAGTCCGATACTGATTCTGAAGTCCTCATCCACTTAATTGAAGAAATCAAAAAACAAAACCAATGTAGCATCGAGGAAGCGGTTCGTCTTGCTTTAAACGAAGTTGTTGGTGCATATGCAATTGTTGTTCTTTCTAAAGACAATGAAAGGAGTATGATTGCCGCAAGAAAAGGATCACCCTTGGTCATTGGTATTGGTGAAGATGAATACTTTGTTGCGTCTGATGCAACGCCTATCATTGAATACACAAACAATGTTACCTATCTCAATGACCAAGAAATGGCTATCATCAAAGACGGAAGTTTGGTTGTTAAAAACTTAGAAAATGTAACGAAAACTCCTTTCATTCAAAAATTAGAATTAGATTTAGAAGACATTGAAAAGGGTGGATACCCTCACTTCATGCTCAAAGAAATTTTTGAACAACCAAAATCAATCCAAGATGCAATGCGTGGGCGATTGGTTTCTCGGGAACACCATTTGTTCTTAAGTGGGATTGACCAATACTTAAATCGATTTTTAAATGCGGATCGATTGATTTTGGTTGGTTGTGGAACATCTTGGCATGCGGGTCTCATTGGAGAGTATTTATTTGAAGACCTAGCACGGATTCCAACAGAAGTAGAATATGCATCTGAATTTCGTTATCGAAATCCAATCGTAACAGAAAGAGACGTGGTAATTGCAGTGTCTCAATCTGGAGAAACAGCGGATACTCTTGCAGCGATCGAATTGGCCAAATCAAGAGGTGCTCTGATCTTTGGTGTTTGTAATGTTGTGGGTTCGTCCATCGCAAGGGCATCCCATGCTGGAGCTTATTTACATGCCGGTCCTGAAATCGGAGTTGCTTCCACCAAAGCATTTACATCTCAAGTTTCGATCCTCACGATGATGGCATTGTATTTAGGATTAAAAAAAGGATCAATTTCCTTATCTGATTACCAAACACTTTTATTAGAGCTTGATTCCATCCCTGATAAAGTGGCAAAAATTTTAACCAAAGATGAAGAGATACGAAATATCTCTGAACATTTTTATCGGGCATCTAACTTTCTTTATTTGGGACGTGGGTTTAACTTCCCAGTTGCTTTGGAAGGTGCTTTAAAGTTAAAAGAAATTTCCTATATCCATGCAGAAGGTTATCCTGCAGCAGAAATGAAACATGGCCCAATTGCACTCATTGATGAAGATATGCCAGTTGTTTTCATAGCTACAAAGGATAGTTCCTATGAAAAAGTGATTTCCAATATCCAAGAAGTAAAAGCAAGAAAAGGTAAAGTCATTGCAGTTGTTACGGAAGGAGATACAGAAATCAAAGGAATGGCAGACTTTACTTTCGAAATTCCGAAAACGGCAGATGCCTTAGTTCCTTTACTCGCAGTCATTCCATTACAACTTTTATCTTACCACATAGCAATTCTTAGGGGATGTAATGTGGACCAACCTAGAAATTTAGCAAAATCTGTTACTGTGGAGTAA
- a CDS encoding trypsin-like peptidase domain-containing protein: MTEKKTNPLRYIAIAFSFLLLGTFLSPILTCGNSNENPLQLKADGGEKLSPAQTQAVALEDAFQEVFDRVSPSVVSIATEGTVNVPLHPFEYFFGRQDPRRSSRQQKLSGLGSGIVLNEDGYIMTNHHVIQNMDKFTVRLKNKKEFEAKLIGSDSTADIAILKISAPKGSLTPSLIGDSSKVKVGNWAIAIGAPLGLEQSFTVGVVSAIQRGGLDTSGLSYIQTDAAINQGNSGGPLLNIRGEVVGINRMIVSQSGGSEGIGFAIPINEARRVAEEIKTNGKVTRAWIGAGVDNIAEEDIRQFQLKDNKGAIIRQIIKGSPADKAGLTLNDVILSFDGKPVRSPEELVSFVLASPIGKRIELKIIRNKNEILTSITPEKKPN, encoded by the coding sequence ATGACTGAGAAAAAAACGAATCCTTTACGATATATAGCCATTGCGTTCAGCTTTTTATTACTTGGGACATTTTTGTCTCCCATATTGACGTGTGGAAATTCAAACGAGAACCCGTTACAACTCAAAGCAGATGGTGGAGAAAAATTATCACCAGCTCAAACCCAAGCAGTTGCATTAGAAGATGCTTTCCAAGAAGTGTTTGATCGAGTTTCTCCCAGTGTTGTTTCCATTGCAACGGAAGGAACCGTAAACGTTCCACTCCATCCGTTTGAATATTTTTTTGGCAGACAAGATCCAAGAAGGAGTTCACGCCAACAAAAACTTTCAGGCCTTGGTTCTGGAATTGTTTTAAACGAAGATGGTTACATTATGACAAACCATCACGTGATCCAAAACATGGATAAATTCACTGTTAGGTTAAAAAACAAAAAAGAATTCGAAGCGAAATTGATTGGTTCGGATTCCACTGCAGACATTGCGATCTTAAAAATCAGTGCACCAAAAGGAAGTCTCACTCCAAGTTTGATTGGTGATTCTAGTAAAGTGAAAGTGGGGAACTGGGCGATTGCCATTGGAGCACCACTTGGACTCGAACAATCTTTTACTGTTGGTGTGGTATCTGCCATCCAACGCGGAGGACTTGATACTTCTGGACTTTCCTACATCCAAACGGATGCAGCGATCAACCAAGGGAATAGTGGAGGACCACTTCTCAATATCCGTGGAGAAGTTGTGGGGATCAATCGTATGATTGTGAGCCAGTCTGGAGGATCAGAAGGGATTGGATTTGCCATTCCGATCAACGAAGCACGCCGTGTGGCAGAGGAAATCAAAACCAATGGAAAGGTCACCAGGGCTTGGATTGGAGCAGGTGTTGACAATATTGCAGAAGAAGACATCCGCCAGTTCCAATTAAAAGACAACAAAGGTGCCATCATCCGCCAAATTATAAAGGGATCCCCAGCGGATAAAGCAGGTCTCACATTAAATGATGTCATCCTCAGTTTTGATGGAAAACCTGTCCGTTCCCCAGAAGAATTGGTAAGTTTTGTTTTAGCGTCTCCGATTGGCAAACGTATCGAACTAAAAATCATTCGAAATAAAAATGAAATCTTGACGTCCATCACTCCAGAGAAGAAACCCAATTGA
- a CDS encoding alpha/beta fold hydrolase translates to MTPSLQSHINSGKSVEIDGLSFFYLDEGKGDEIILLLPGFLTTSYNYRKLIELLSTHYRVIALDFLGTGFSSRPDGPLSHRLQAHYLSPFLENVVGDKKVHVVAFDYALPIMCFAFKDQTNQYKSLSILGGFMNLPKFKFYFPLHFLRLPIIGEIFSFLFRPPLLRFFYKWFLVKKSHHFTSEWEKTMYHLLFEGKNRKNTLEFIRNVDRSTHALREIEEGAKQFVGLRQIYIGEEDFRISPNQTEYMKETLRTSSLVFLPCKHLAMEECPTVVFEKLHYFVDSFSHKKTKTFHFNKNNKD, encoded by the coding sequence ATGACACCTAGTTTGCAGTCACATATCAATTCCGGAAAATCTGTTGAAATTGATGGTTTAAGTTTTTTTTATTTAGATGAAGGAAAAGGAGATGAAATCATCCTCCTGTTGCCTGGTTTTTTGACTACTTCCTATAATTATCGCAAACTAATCGAATTGTTATCGACTCATTACCGAGTGATTGCACTTGATTTTTTAGGAACAGGATTTAGTAGTCGCCCAGATGGTCCGTTATCTCATCGATTACAAGCTCATTATTTGTCTCCTTTTTTAGAGAATGTTGTGGGTGATAAAAAGGTACATGTTGTTGCTTTTGATTATGCATTACCAATTATGTGTTTTGCATTTAAAGACCAAACAAACCAATATAAATCATTATCCATATTAGGTGGGTTTATGAACTTACCTAAATTTAAATTCTACTTTCCGTTACATTTTCTTCGTTTGCCAATCATTGGGGAAATTTTTTCATTTTTGTTTCGCCCACCTCTACTTCGATTTTTTTATAAATGGTTTCTCGTAAAAAAAAGCCACCATTTCACAAGCGAATGGGAGAAGACCATGTATCACTTGTTATTTGAGGGAAAAAATCGCAAAAATACATTAGAATTCATTCGTAATGTAGACAGATCCACTCATGCTCTTCGTGAGATTGAGGAAGGTGCCAAACAATTTGTTGGATTACGGCAAATTTATATTGGGGAAGAAGATTTTCGTATTTCTCCAAACCAAACTGAATATATGAAAGAAACTCTAAGGACCAGTAGTTTAGTGTTTTTGCCTTGTAAACATCTTGCTATGGAAGAATGCCCTACAGTTGTCTTCGAAAAACTTCATTATTTCGTAGATAGTTTTTCTCATAAAAAAACCAAAACATTCCATTTTAACAAAAACAATAAGGACTAA
- a CDS encoding carboxyl transferase domain-containing protein, with the protein MERLISKINPLSSDFISNRTTYLEILVPIRKIIEQVKLGGGKKALEKHKSRGKLTARERINELIDADTEFMEICGLAAEGVYPDPVPSAGIITGIGKVEGVDCMIVANDATVKGGTYYPLTVKKHVRAQEIAENNSLPCIYLVDSGGAFLPMQDEVFPDKDHFGKIFFNQARMSAKGISQIAVVMGSCTAGGAYIPAMSDESVIVKGNGTIFLGGPPLVKAATGEVVTGEELGGADVHCRISGVTDHYAEDDYHALEITRSIIKNLNVKNQTLSKETEEPLYPSEEIYGIIERDSRKSYDPREIIARLVDGSRFHEFKKLYATTIVTGFAEIYGYPVGIIANHGVLFSESALKASHFIELCDQRRIPLLFLQNITGFMVGKKYENNGIARDGAKMVNAVSTTTVPKLTIVTGGSYGAGNYGMCGRAFAPEFLWMWPNARISVMGGEQAANVLWTVKKDQKEAAGETIQPEEETTFKKPILDDYEKKSSAVYSSARLWDDGIIDPADTRKILGRALSVLSRRKEERKPFGVFRM; encoded by the coding sequence ATGGAAAGACTGATCTCAAAAATTAATCCACTCTCTTCCGATTTTATATCAAATCGAACTACTTATTTAGAAATCCTTGTGCCTATACGAAAAATTATCGAACAAGTGAAGTTAGGTGGTGGCAAAAAAGCACTTGAGAAACATAAATCAAGAGGTAAACTCACTGCTCGCGAACGAATCAATGAATTGATTGATGCAGATACTGAATTTATGGAAATTTGTGGCCTTGCTGCCGAAGGTGTTTACCCCGATCCAGTTCCATCTGCTGGCATTATCACAGGGATTGGAAAAGTAGAAGGTGTAGATTGTATGATTGTTGCCAATGATGCAACTGTCAAAGGGGGAACCTATTATCCCTTAACTGTTAAAAAACATGTAAGGGCACAAGAGATTGCAGAAAACAATTCCTTACCATGTATTTACTTAGTCGATTCTGGTGGAGCATTTTTGCCAATGCAAGATGAAGTGTTTCCAGACAAGGATCATTTTGGTAAAATCTTTTTTAACCAAGCGCGAATGAGCGCAAAGGGAATTTCTCAGATAGCAGTTGTTATGGGTTCTTGTACGGCTGGTGGTGCTTATATTCCTGCAATGTCAGATGAGTCAGTGATTGTAAAAGGGAATGGAACAATCTTTTTAGGTGGTCCACCACTTGTGAAAGCAGCAACAGGTGAAGTTGTGACTGGTGAGGAGTTAGGTGGTGCCGATGTTCATTGCCGTATTTCGGGTGTTACTGATCATTATGCAGAAGATGATTATCATGCATTAGAAATTACTAGATCCATTATCAAAAATTTAAATGTAAAAAATCAAACATTATCGAAAGAAACAGAAGAACCACTCTATCCTTCTGAAGAAATTTATGGAATCATTGAACGTGATTCTAGAAAATCTTATGATCCAAGAGAAATCATTGCACGTTTGGTGGATGGTTCTCGGTTTCATGAATTTAAAAAACTATATGCAACCACAATCGTAACAGGTTTTGCTGAAATTTACGGATACCCAGTTGGAATCATTGCCAATCATGGAGTATTGTTTTCTGAATCTGCACTAAAAGCATCTCATTTTATTGAACTTTGTGACCAACGAAGGATCCCATTATTATTCCTCCAAAACATTACTGGTTTTATGGTAGGAAAAAAATATGAAAACAATGGGATTGCACGTGATGGTGCAAAGATGGTGAATGCTGTTTCCACAACAACAGTTCCCAAGTTAACAATTGTTACTGGTGGATCGTATGGTGCAGGGAATTATGGTATGTGTGGTCGTGCCTTTGCTCCTGAATTTTTATGGATGTGGCCCAATGCCCGTATCTCTGTGATGGGGGGAGAACAAGCCGCCAATGTATTATGGACTGTGAAAAAAGACCAAAAAGAAGCAGCGGGCGAAACCATCCAACCTGAAGAAGAAACTACTTTCAAAAAACCAATTTTGGATGATTATGAAAAAAAATCGTCTGCTGTATACAGTTCGGCAAGGTTATGGGATGATGGAATCATCGATCCTGCTGACACTCGCAAAATTTTGGGTAGGGCACTGTCTGTCCTCAGTAGAAGAAAAGAAGAAAGAAAACCATTCGGTGTCTTTAGAATGTAA
- a CDS encoding DJ-1 family glyoxalase III, with amino-acid sequence MATQVLIPLCPGFEEMEAIILIDVLRRGNVNVVSISKSKEPVVASRHTIHLADKTFSEIIPNDFDAIVLPGGLNGTKNLMAEPEIESLLHSFHQSKKTIGAICAAPAVLRKFQILSGENPYTSFPSTEDLVSGAGGKYTGKRIESYNHIHTSVGPGSAFEFALYLLELFEGKEVMEKVKQGLLLP; translated from the coding sequence ATGGCAACTCAGGTTTTAATTCCCCTCTGTCCTGGTTTTGAAGAAATGGAAGCGATCATTTTGATTGATGTCCTGCGCCGAGGAAACGTAAACGTTGTCTCGATTAGCAAATCAAAGGAACCAGTGGTTGCATCGCGTCATACGATTCACCTGGCAGACAAAACATTTTCAGAAATCATTCCCAATGATTTTGATGCCATTGTTCTACCAGGAGGTCTTAACGGCACAAAGAACCTCATGGCCGAACCTGAAATCGAATCTCTATTACATTCCTTCCACCAATCGAAAAAAACAATTGGTGCCATCTGTGCAGCACCTGCTGTTTTAAGAAAGTTTCAGATTCTGTCGGGAGAAAATCCATATACTTCGTTTCCATCGACTGAGGATTTGGTGAGTGGAGCCGGTGGAAAGTATACAGGAAAACGGATTGAGTCGTATAACCACATCCATACGAGTGTCGGACCTGGTTCTGCTTTTGAGTTTGCTTTGTATCTTTTAGAATTATTCGAAGGGAAAGAGGTAATGGAAAAGGTAAAACAGGGATTGTTATTACCCTAA
- the glmM gene encoding phosphoglucosamine mutase, producing MHFTKEYDLSSLMISISGVRGKIGQGFGLEEALAFSKSFATIMNGGTVVIGRDSRPSGPYLESLLTSALLASGSSVLTLGLVPTPTTKAVVNLAKANGGIMISASHNPMEWNAFKFISKKGFFFSAEENQKLLSILQSGSYTKEQISPKGYLDSGEDYIELHLSSVLKRVNVNKIKKKKFTVFVDAVGGAGSYVVPKFLQMLGCKVISHNCKPDGTFPRPPEPTATALKTVEPSFKKSKADIGFALDPDADRLVLFTPKRGAISEEYTLPLALMNVLSSNKKKSKVVVNLSTSFLNEEVTSRFGGEVIRSKVGEANVVEEMIKTKAVFGGEGNGGIIDPNIPSFGRDTLSGIAHILNIMAETGKSIDALMDELPNLYMDKQSFPLAKGMSLETLYEKFQSEFSPKLISDKDGLWMYVSDSWIHIRPSNTEPIFRVITETKSKSDLESTLKRVKQCVES from the coding sequence ATGCATTTTACAAAAGAGTATGATCTGTCCTCCCTTATGATTTCGATCTCCGGTGTTCGGGGAAAAATTGGACAAGGATTTGGATTGGAGGAAGCACTCGCTTTTTCGAAATCCTTTGCAACCATCATGAATGGTGGAACTGTAGTGATTGGTAGGGACTCAAGGCCAAGTGGCCCTTATTTAGAATCCCTTCTCACCTCAGCTTTGTTAGCCTCTGGAAGTTCTGTATTAACCTTGGGTCTTGTTCCCACACCCACAACAAAAGCAGTTGTCAATTTAGCAAAAGCAAACGGTGGGATTATGATTTCTGCATCTCACAACCCAATGGAATGGAATGCCTTTAAATTTATTTCCAAAAAAGGGTTTTTCTTTTCGGCAGAAGAAAATCAAAAATTACTTTCGATCCTGCAATCAGGAAGTTATACCAAAGAACAAATTTCTCCTAAAGGTTATCTTGATTCTGGTGAAGACTATATCGAATTACATTTATCATCAGTTTTAAAACGAGTGAACGTAAACAAAATCAAAAAGAAAAAGTTCACAGTATTTGTAGATGCAGTGGGTGGAGCTGGGTCTTATGTAGTTCCCAAGTTTTTACAAATGTTAGGTTGTAAAGTAATCTCACATAATTGTAAACCAGATGGAACGTTCCCTCGTCCTCCAGAACCTACAGCGACAGCTTTAAAAACAGTAGAACCAAGTTTTAAAAAATCCAAAGCAGATATTGGTTTTGCTCTTGATCCAGATGCTGACAGGTTAGTTTTATTCACTCCAAAAAGAGGAGCAATATCAGAAGAATACACTCTTCCTCTTGCCCTTATGAATGTTCTCTCATCAAACAAAAAGAAATCGAAGGTAGTTGTGAATCTTTCGACTTCTTTTTTAAATGAAGAGGTTACCTCTCGTTTTGGCGGAGAGGTGATCCGAAGTAAAGTAGGTGAAGCGAATGTTGTGGAAGAAATGATCAAAACCAAAGCAGTGTTTGGTGGAGAAGGGAATGGTGGAATTATAGATCCAAACATTCCTTCTTTTGGTCGTGATACATTATCTGGCATTGCCCATATCCTAAATATCATGGCTGAAACAGGGAAGTCCATTGATGCACTTATGGATGAGTTACCGAACTTGTATATGGACAAACAGTCCTTCCCATTGGCAAAGGGAATGTCTTTAGAAACTTTATATGAAAAATTTCAATCTGAGTTTTCTCCCAAACTCATTTCCGATAAAGATGGATTGTGGATGTATGTTTCCGATTCTTGGATCCACATTCGACCTTCCAATACGGAACCAATCTTTCGAGTGATAACAGAAACAAAATCCAAATCTGATTTGGAATCTACCTTAAAGAGGGTAAAACAATGTGTGGAATCGTAG
- the ruvB gene encoding Holliday junction branch migration DNA helicase RuvB — translation MQAGEEEPNLRPTKLSEFIGQKEVLANLSVYVEAARKRKSPLDHVLISGPPGLGKTTLANIIANELAVAFTPTSAPAISKGADLVRFLTLLKTNEVLFIDEIHGFIKKQEELLYPAMENFFVDLVVGEGVTANALQIQLQPFTLVGATTRSGLVSDPLKSRFGIHLKLDFYTDEEMQIIVDRSAKLLGVNLGEGVAMEVGKRSRKTPRIANHLLKRVRDFAEVNNETSVSLKTCRYAFERMGVDHLGLDAVDRQILDILISRYGGGPVGIKPIAVVLGEEERTIEDTYEPFLVRVGLIDRTPQGRVATKKAYEHLGLPYIGNTGENRENGPTLF, via the coding sequence ATGCAAGCGGGCGAAGAGGAACCAAACCTTCGCCCCACAAAACTGTCTGAGTTCATTGGACAAAAAGAGGTTCTAGCCAATCTTTCGGTATATGTTGAGGCGGCTCGCAAACGAAAGAGCCCTCTCGACCATGTTCTCATTTCAGGTCCCCCTGGACTTGGCAAAACCACCCTCGCGAATATCATCGCCAACGAGCTAGCAGTCGCATTTACACCCACCTCGGCACCTGCCATTTCGAAAGGTGCTGATTTGGTTCGGTTTCTTACCTTACTCAAAACAAACGAAGTCCTTTTCATCGATGAAATCCATGGTTTTATCAAAAAACAGGAAGAACTTTTATACCCTGCCATGGAGAATTTTTTTGTGGATTTAGTTGTGGGAGAAGGTGTTACCGCCAATGCTTTACAAATCCAACTCCAACCGTTTACCTTAGTGGGTGCCACAACGAGGTCTGGGCTTGTCAGTGATCCTTTAAAATCAAGGTTTGGCATCCATCTCAAACTTGATTTTTACACAGATGAAGAAATGCAAATCATCGTAGATCGTTCGGCAAAATTACTAGGAGTGAACCTCGGCGAAGGTGTGGCGATGGAAGTGGGAAAACGCAGTCGAAAAACCCCAAGGATAGCCAACCATCTCTTAAAACGAGTTCGGGATTTTGCAGAAGTAAACAATGAAACGTCTGTTAGCTTAAAGACATGTCGTTATGCATTTGAACGTATGGGTGTGGACCATTTGGGACTTGATGCCGTAGACAGGCAAATTCTTGATATTCTCATTTCCCGTTACGGGGGTGGACCTGTCGGGATCAAACCAATTGCCGTTGTCCTTGGCGAAGAAGAACGAACCATCGAAGATACCTATGAACCTTTCCTTGTGCGTGTGGGTCTCATTGACCGGACTCCACAGGGTCGTGTGGCTACGAAAAAAGCTTACGAACATTTAGGACTTCCTTATATTGGAAATACGGGAGAAAATCGTGAAAATGGCCCCACTCTCTTTTGA
- a CDS encoding GlmU family protein, translated as MNLLLDDSKRNPSLEPLSRFHSFFEWNLGGMTLLEKLERKYPGAKIYYKGPNEDFETLIFNRYPHVIPANLDSYDSIYSADSFLPWELLGTVTSIIEDTLTIEKEWKRFRQKYKAKQSGFHIVGKDKHLYIHAGATVYPGVVFDTTHGPILIEDGAKISSFSFLEGPLFVGKNSQIDNARITGGTLIGNQCRIGGEVENSIILDYTNKHHEGFLGHSFVSNWVNLGALSTTSDLKNNYGIVKLKIGDSVINTGTIKFGSIFGPFTKLAIGVMSNTGTVFDVASNIVESRIQGYVPPFTWIKPGGRYRLEEFLFDTKKIMARRGVNLFEFEDFYLRKLYGKCTE; from the coding sequence GTGAATCTCCTATTAGATGATTCCAAACGAAATCCTTCACTAGAACCACTTTCCAGGTTCCATTCTTTTTTTGAATGGAATTTGGGAGGGATGACTCTTCTTGAAAAGTTAGAAAGAAAATACCCTGGTGCCAAAATTTATTATAAAGGTCCCAATGAAGATTTTGAAACTTTAATTTTTAATCGTTACCCTCATGTAATACCAGCTAACTTAGATTCATATGATTCTATTTATAGTGCAGACTCTTTTTTGCCTTGGGAACTACTGGGAACAGTGACATCTATTATTGAAGACACACTTACCATCGAAAAAGAATGGAAACGTTTTAGGCAAAAATACAAAGCAAAACAATCTGGATTTCACATTGTAGGAAAAGACAAACATTTATACATCCATGCAGGTGCCACTGTGTATCCTGGAGTTGTTTTTGATACAACACATGGACCAATTCTCATTGAAGATGGTGCCAAAATTTCCTCATTTAGTTTTTTAGAAGGACCATTGTTTGTAGGTAAAAATAGCCAGATTGACAATGCTCGAATAACTGGTGGAACTCTGATTGGTAACCAGTGCCGTATTGGTGGTGAAGTAGAAAATTCTATTATTTTGGATTATACCAATAAACACCATGAAGGTTTTTTGGGTCATAGTTTTGTTTCTAACTGGGTCAACTTAGGAGCCTTATCAACTACAAGTGACTTAAAAAATAATTATGGGATCGTAAAACTAAAGATAGGTGATTCGGTGATTAACACTGGAACTATTAAGTTTGGCTCTATCTTTGGTCCATTTACGAAGTTAGCAATTGGTGTGATGTCTAACACAGGAACAGTTTTCGATGTTGCTAGTAATATCGTTGAGTCAAGGATCCAAGGGTATGTTCCTCCTTTTACTTGGATCAAACCAGGTGGTCGTTATCGACTTGAAGAATTTTTATTTGATACAAAAAAAATCATGGCTCGACGAGGCGTAAATTTATTTGAGTTCGAAGATTTTTATCTGAGAAAACTATATGGAAAATGTACGGAGTGA
- a CDS encoding TonB family protein, whose product MAPLSFDFRLPEKEEGEKRLFFAFTFVILLASFFLAHLITRNMLWKMWAEEQTLENLSPKEQEKIYEVLVEQQFINPDKKDEYKALSNKDSAGGGGITEKQGFHTLTQFREFIMGSATSTPSKTQPKSEESKEDELFEFGIFKADPKTNSNSEERPNQAANAGQMTKIPFNYRFQQDFLFRWDGAKALTIPTKQLAGYYYFKNMLKRIEESFAPPGGGNYAYRDMAGIVAREGIKEGETKVLFMLSEQGQVLDVRLVSSQGQVVVDQACLDSIRGQNFGPVPEEVKAKGLIFGINFIFPGMRYYR is encoded by the coding sequence ATGGCCCCACTCTCTTTTGATTTCCGATTACCCGAAAAAGAAGAAGGGGAAAAACGTCTCTTTTTTGCATTCACATTTGTGATCTTACTTGCGTCCTTTTTTTTAGCTCACCTCATCACGAGGAATATGTTATGGAAGATGTGGGCAGAAGAACAAACTCTCGAAAACCTAAGTCCCAAAGAACAAGAAAAAATATACGAAGTATTAGTAGAACAACAGTTCATCAATCCCGATAAAAAAGATGAATACAAAGCTTTGTCTAACAAGGATTCGGCGGGAGGTGGAGGGATCACTGAGAAACAAGGGTTTCATACATTAACCCAGTTCCGAGAGTTCATCATGGGAAGTGCCACTTCCACACCAAGTAAAACACAGCCAAAATCAGAAGAATCTAAAGAAGACGAACTTTTTGAATTTGGTATTTTCAAAGCAGACCCAAAAACCAATTCCAATTCAGAGGAACGTCCGAACCAGGCTGCAAACGCTGGTCAGATGACAAAAATTCCATTTAATTATCGTTTCCAACAAGATTTCTTATTTCGTTGGGATGGAGCAAAAGCACTTACCATTCCCACCAAACAATTAGCAGGTTATTATTATTTCAAAAATATGTTAAAACGGATAGAAGAATCCTTTGCGCCTCCCGGTGGTGGAAACTATGCCTATCGTGATATGGCAGGAATTGTTGCCAGAGAAGGAATTAAGGAAGGAGAAACTAAAGTATTGTTTATGTTAAGTGAACAAGGACAAGTTTTGGATGTTCGTTTGGTTTCTTCACAAGGGCAAGTTGTTGTCGACCAAGCATGTTTAGATTCCATACGAGGTCAAAACTTTGGTCCCGTCCCAGAAGAAGTGAAGGCTAAAGGATTAATCTTTGGCATCAATTTTATTTTTCCAGGGATGCGTTATTACCGCTAA